The proteins below come from a single Methanolobus chelungpuianus genomic window:
- a CDS encoding 3-isopropylmalate dehydratase: MDSVIKGKVWVFGNDVDTDVIIPGKYLRTTDMQVFADHAMEGIDPEFPRKVGKGDIIVAGDNFGCGSSREQAPLALKHAGVSCVVARYFARIFFRNAINVGLPLIEADVECREGDEMEINLLEGTVRVNGQTYRGNRLPDFLLEILTDGGLVAHRKAAQQK; the protein is encoded by the coding sequence TTGGACAGCGTTATCAAAGGAAAAGTATGGGTTTTCGGCAACGATGTCGATACGGATGTCATCATACCCGGGAAGTACCTTCGTACAACCGATATGCAGGTGTTTGCCGACCATGCAATGGAAGGAATAGACCCGGAATTCCCCCGCAAGGTAGGGAAGGGAGATATCATAGTTGCCGGGGATAACTTCGGCTGCGGCTCCTCACGGGAGCAGGCGCCCCTTGCGTTAAAACATGCAGGAGTGTCCTGTGTTGTGGCCAGGTACTTTGCCAGGATATTCTTCAGGAACGCGATCAATGTGGGACTTCCTTTGATAGAGGCCGATGTTGAATGCAGGGAAGGGGACGAGATGGAGATAAACCTTCTTGAGGGCACAGTCAGGGTCAACGGACAGACCTACCGGGGAAACAGACTGCCCGACTTCCTGCTCGAGATACTGACAGACGGCGGACTTGTAGCACACAGGAAGGCTGCGCAGCAGAAGTGA